The Microbacterium horticulturae region CCATGTGCTGGAACGTCTTCATGTAGCTGGTGACGGCCATCCCCAGGCTCGCGAAGCCGAACGCCACCAGCAGTACGGCCGGCAGGGCCAGGATCGCCGTCGGCGCGAGGTTGAGCCCGAACGCCTGCATGATGATCATGAACCCGCACGCATACACGAGCCCCCGCAGCAGCGCGTAGAGGATCTCGCCCAGCGCCACGTCGAGCGGGCCCAGCGAGGTCGCCAGCATCCCCTCGTAGAGCTTGCCGTAGTTGAGCTTGAAGAAGACGTTCCACGTCGAGTCGTAGATCGCGCCGTTCATCGCCGACACCGCCAGCAAGGCCGGCGCGATGAAGGCCGCGTACGGCACCGAGACCGCGGCGCCCACCTGCACGTCGCCGACGAGACCGCCCAGTCCGATGCCCATCGACGCCAGGTAGAACACGGGCTCGAAGAATCCCGAGAGGATCACGACCCAGCTCGAGGAGCGCGCGGCGATGAGTCCGCGCTGCACGACGGCCCACGGGTTGCCCGACCACAGCGCCCGCACGCCACCACGGCGCCGGGTGGTGTCGACGTCTTCGATCACGGCGGTCATTTCGCGAGCCTCCGCGTGAAGACGCGACGGGCCAGAAGATAGCCGCCCCCGGTGAGCACGAGCAGGTACGCGAGGTGCACGGCGAGCATGAGCAGGTCGACCGGCGCCCCGAAGCTGGCCATCCGGCCGAGCTCGGTCGCATGCCACAGCGGCGAGATCCAGCCGATCCACTGCAGCCAGATCGGCAGGTTCGTCAGTGGGAAGAACGTGCCCGAGAACAGGAACATGGGCATGAACACGAACCTCTGCACCAGCGCGAACTGGCCCGTGTCTTCTTCGAGCGACGCGGCGTAGGCGAGCAGCGGCATCCCGAATGCCCACCCGGCCAGAAGCCCGATGAACACCGACAGCCACGCCGTCGCCGGGGCCGGGACCGTGACGACCGGCAGCACGGCGCCGAATCCCCAGATGAACAGGTAGTACGCGGCCGCGGCGAAGAACATGCGGGCGGATGCTGCGACGATGACGCCGTTCGCGATCTGCGGCGACCCCAGGGGCGAGGCGTTGAAGCCGTAGAAGTAGCGGCGCCATTTGAATCCGGCCATCACCGGATACGTGAACTCTTCGCTGGCGACCGCGATCGTCGCGGTCATCAGCAGCGAAGGGGCGACGAAGACGAGGTAGGAGACGTGGCCGCCGCCGGCGGTCGGGATGTCTTGTTGGATGAGCGCGGCCAGGCCGATCGCCAGCCCGAACAGGTAGACCAGCGGTTGCCCGAGCGCGCCGACCACGATCGTCCAGCCGTAGGCGCGCATGGCCCGCAGCATGTGCTCGGTCGCGTACCAGGAGCCGTACCGGCGCGGCTTGCGCCCGTGCGCGAGCGCCTCGGCCCGCAACTCCTGAAGCGAGGGGTGGGCCTTCTCCGGTTCGTGAGCCTGACGAAGGTCTGTCATTCGATCAGCGACCTTCCGGTCAGCCGCAGGAAGACGTCCTCAAGGCTCGAGCGGCGCACCAGGCTCGTGATCGGCTGGAGCCCCGCCGCCGTCACCCGGTCGAGCGCCGCCTCGCCGTCGGACGCATAGATGAGGATGCGGTCGGGCAGCACCTCGACGCGGTCGCCGATGCCGGCCAGCTGCGGCGCGACGTGCTCGTTGCGGCTCGAGCCGAACCGCAGTTCGAGCACCTCGCGGCTCGAGTGCTCACGGATGAGCGACGACGGGGTGCCCTGCGCCATGATGCGCCCCTTGTCGACCACGATGAGCCGATCGCACAGCTGCTCGGCCTCGTCCATGTAGTGCGTCGTGAGCACGAGGGTCGTGCCGCGCT contains the following coding sequences:
- a CDS encoding ABC transporter permease, yielding MTAVIEDVDTTRRRGGVRALWSGNPWAVVQRGLIAARSSSWVVILSGFFEPVFYLASMGIGLGGLVGDVQVGAAVSVPYAAFIAPALLAVSAMNGAIYDSTWNVFFKLNYGKLYEGMLATSLGPLDVALGEILYALLRGLVYACGFMIIMQAFGLNLAPTAILALPAVLLVAFGFASLGMAVTSYMKTFQHMDWINIVLLPMFLFSATLYPISIYPQWIQSVIMAFPLWHGVELIRGLTTGVIGPVMLWHILYYVVMIAVGLVFTTKRLRALFLD
- a CDS encoding ABC transporter permease, encoding MTDLRQAHEPEKAHPSLQELRAEALAHGRKPRRYGSWYATEHMLRAMRAYGWTIVVGALGQPLVYLFGLAIGLAALIQQDIPTAGGGHVSYLVFVAPSLLMTATIAVASEEFTYPVMAGFKWRRYFYGFNASPLGSPQIANGVIVAASARMFFAAAAYYLFIWGFGAVLPVVTVPAPATAWLSVFIGLLAGWAFGMPLLAYAASLEEDTGQFALVQRFVFMPMFLFSGTFFPLTNLPIWLQWIGWISPLWHATELGRMASFGAPVDLLMLAVHLAYLLVLTGGGYLLARRVFTRRLAK